In one Cronobacter dublinensis subsp. dublinensis LMG 23823 genomic region, the following are encoded:
- a CDS encoding fimbrial protein — translation MKKIIGSLAAAISLVSGMACAEIQPTDISGVMQVHGMLNQQPVKMNCNISLSVNSVALTADQNIPQQGDKLATQQIKQVGVIVSAQPGDQCSQRLAQDQLALRLTGIGDNVENTVLANTLANGAVNVGVGIYSPQGEPIPLNSTIPVQVTNQATMGNAGIGLALVKLKNKSTNGGMVQSQLTIEAVRL, via the coding sequence ATGAAGAAAATCATTGGCAGCCTGGCTGCCGCTATCTCGTTAGTTTCAGGAATGGCCTGTGCTGAAATTCAGCCAACAGACATCAGTGGAGTAATGCAGGTTCACGGCATGCTCAATCAGCAACCTGTGAAAATGAATTGCAATATTTCACTTTCTGTAAATAGTGTTGCCTTGACGGCAGATCAAAATATCCCGCAGCAAGGCGATAAACTCGCTACGCAGCAAATTAAACAGGTTGGTGTAATTGTCTCTGCACAACCAGGCGATCAATGCTCGCAACGCCTCGCACAGGACCAGCTTGCCCTGCGGTTAACGGGTATTGGTGACAATGTAGAAAATACCGTTCTTGCCAATACATTAGCCAATGGTGCCGTTAACGTTGGTGTCGGTATTTATTCCCCACAAGGGGAGCCGATCCCATTGAACAGCACGATTCCTGTTCAGGTGACAAATCAAGCCACTATGGGCAACGCGGGAATTGGTCTGGCATTAGTGAAGTTGAAAAACAAGTCTACGAATGGCGGCATGGTGCAAAGCCAGCTGACTATCGAGGCCGTTCGTTTGTAA
- a CDS encoding fimbrial protein has translation MKHIITGIAVSTCMFLSTAHAASVLSDTSRSLTVQGSLKENTAASGCAVSLSRSSVTDVKVANDIPLQGEDAKIISSVTLSVDPINPSLSPVDDCSRDIIEGKVGFKLTGPADNGEGTALANTLTGDNAATGVGVGIFNIQGKYIPLNSVINATTNVNSGSAIIGVAMVKLKGQTVTVGHVQSNLTVEVAHL, from the coding sequence ATGAAGCATATTATTACAGGTATAGCAGTTTCAACATGTATGTTCCTGAGTACTGCACATGCAGCATCTGTGCTATCTGATACCAGCCGTTCACTCACCGTACAAGGGAGCTTAAAAGAAAATACTGCGGCTTCCGGATGTGCAGTTTCACTTTCACGAAGCAGTGTAACTGACGTTAAAGTCGCTAACGATATTCCCCTGCAGGGCGAAGACGCCAAAATTATCTCCAGCGTGACATTATCCGTTGATCCGATTAACCCATCGTTATCTCCTGTTGACGACTGCTCAAGAGACATTATCGAGGGTAAGGTTGGCTTCAAATTGACCGGACCTGCTGATAATGGCGAAGGTACCGCGCTTGCAAATACACTAACCGGTGACAATGCGGCAACAGGCGTTGGTGTCGGGATTTTTAACATTCAGGGAAAATATATCCCGCTGAATAGCGTGATTAATGCCACAACTAACGTGAATAGTGGCAGCGCTATAATTGGCGTAGCCATGGTCAAGTTAAAAGGACAAACCGTCACGGTAGGGCATGTCCAGAGTAACCTGACGGTTGAAGTTGCTCATCTCTGA
- a CDS encoding fimbrial protein, producing MFKKQLFAVGACALLIASAVHAATSNDTAASLSITGQLMTPEVYNSCVVSLPTASAVNLNTDGSSLADQGDSATNAAPVTIAVDGKANANSCEQQMDEGRLAIKFVGTPDSSDGTVLANTYQGEDAATGVGVGIFDQTGKPLSLAELLPLDAGENSASITIGLQPVELKGQTATTGKIQSSVTIEVVHM from the coding sequence ATGTTTAAAAAACAGCTTTTTGCTGTAGGCGCTTGTGCACTTTTGATTGCTTCCGCCGTTCATGCCGCAACGTCTAATGACACCGCCGCGTCACTGTCTATTACAGGCCAGTTAATGACGCCGGAAGTCTATAATAGCTGCGTGGTTTCACTGCCGACCGCCAGCGCGGTGAATTTGAATACGGATGGTTCAAGTCTTGCCGATCAAGGAGATAGCGCCACCAACGCCGCACCGGTCACGATTGCGGTAGATGGCAAGGCCAACGCCAACAGCTGCGAGCAGCAAATGGATGAAGGCCGGCTGGCGATTAAATTCGTCGGTACCCCGGATAGCAGCGATGGTACCGTTCTGGCGAATACGTATCAGGGGGAAGACGCGGCCACTGGCGTTGGCGTCGGCATTTTCGATCAGACGGGCAAACCGCTTAGCCTGGCCGAGTTGTTACCGCTGGATGCAGGTGAAAACAGCGCCTCTATTACGATTGGTCTCCAGCCCGTTGAGCTTAAAGGCCAGACCGCGACGACCGGCAAGATCCAGAGCAGCGTCACAATCGAAGTTGTTCATATGTAA
- a CDS encoding fimbrial protein has product MKRLFIKSSLMAVLLSTLSGTSVLAADTPATLHITGQINAPAGQCKLYLSENTISLDADLALMDTQETQTAANPHRIHLRVDGDADCEKAKNDGKIEFRFYSDADTSRGNAIRNTAEGEGAAQGVAIGLYDNNDTLMTVNQSTLPATEPPQTIGLQIVKLMDGTPGAGAVQGTLTIEMNKI; this is encoded by the coding sequence ATGAAACGTCTGTTTATCAAATCCAGTCTTATGGCCGTTCTGCTGTCCACCCTGTCAGGTACGTCTGTCCTGGCGGCAGACACGCCGGCGACGCTCCATATCACCGGTCAAATCAACGCGCCAGCAGGGCAGTGCAAACTCTATTTAAGTGAAAACACGATTAGCCTTGATGCGGATCTGGCGCTCATGGATACCCAGGAGACGCAAACCGCTGCGAATCCACATCGTATTCATCTGCGTGTCGATGGTGACGCCGACTGCGAGAAGGCGAAAAACGATGGCAAGATCGAATTCCGCTTTTACAGCGATGCGGACACCAGTCGCGGTAATGCCATAAGAAACACGGCAGAAGGTGAAGGCGCCGCACAAGGCGTCGCCATTGGTTTGTATGACAACAACGACACGTTAATGACGGTCAACCAGAGCACGCTGCCCGCGACAGAGCCGCCGCAAACCATTGGGCTGCAAATCGTCAAACTAATGGACGGCACCCCTGGCGCTGGCGCTGTGCAGGGAACGCTCACCATTGAGATGAATAAAATCTAA
- a CDS encoding nucleobase:cation symporter-2 family protein, with protein MSVNAVESENAQPIAPAPNSELIYRLEDRPPLPQTLFAACQHLLAMFVAVITPALLICQALGLHAQDTQHIISMSLFASGVASIIQIKAWGPVGSGLLSIQGTSFNFVAPLIMGGTALKTGGADVPTMMAALFGTLMLASCTEMVISRVLHLARRIITPLVSGVVVMIIGLSLIQVGLTSIGGGYAAMSDHTFGAPKNLLLAGAVLAVIILLNRQRNPYLRVASLVIAMAVGYLLAWGMDMLPANSTPANDALIMVPTPLYYGLGIDWNLLVPLMLVFMITSLETIGDITATSDVSEQPVSGPLYMKRLKGGVLANGLNSFVSAVFNTFPNSCFGQNNGVIQLTGVASRYVGFVVALMLIVLGLFPAVSGFVQHIPEPVLGGATIVMFGTIAASGVRIVSREPLNRRAIMIIALSLAVGLGVSQQPLILQFAPDWVKNLLSSGIAAGGITAIVLNLIFPPEKQTEA; from the coding sequence ATGTCCGTTAACGCCGTTGAGTCTGAAAATGCGCAACCGATTGCGCCCGCGCCGAATAGTGAATTGATTTACCGTCTGGAAGACAGGCCGCCGCTACCACAAACGCTGTTTGCCGCCTGCCAGCATTTGCTGGCGATGTTTGTCGCGGTGATCACGCCCGCGCTGCTCATCTGCCAGGCGCTCGGATTACACGCGCAGGATACCCAGCACATCATCAGCATGTCACTGTTCGCCTCCGGCGTGGCGTCGATTATTCAGATCAAAGCCTGGGGGCCGGTTGGCTCAGGACTGCTGTCCATTCAGGGCACCAGCTTTAACTTTGTCGCACCACTGATTATGGGCGGCACCGCCCTGAAAACCGGCGGTGCCGACGTGCCCACCATGATGGCCGCGCTCTTCGGCACATTGATGCTGGCGAGCTGCACCGAAATGGTTATCTCCCGTGTGCTGCACCTGGCGCGCCGCATTATCACGCCGCTTGTCTCAGGCGTCGTGGTGATGATTATCGGTTTGTCGCTAATTCAGGTGGGGTTAACGTCTATCGGCGGCGGCTACGCGGCGATGAGCGACCACACCTTCGGCGCACCGAAAAACCTGCTGCTCGCGGGCGCGGTGCTGGCTGTGATTATTCTCCTCAATCGCCAGCGCAACCCCTACCTGCGCGTCGCCTCGCTGGTGATCGCGATGGCCGTCGGCTATCTGCTGGCGTGGGGCATGGATATGCTGCCTGCGAACAGTACGCCTGCGAATGACGCGTTGATCATGGTGCCGACGCCGCTGTATTACGGCCTCGGCATCGACTGGAACCTGCTGGTGCCACTAATGCTGGTCTTTATGATCACCTCGCTGGAAACCATCGGGGATATTACGGCCACCTCAGACGTCTCCGAACAGCCGGTTTCCGGTCCGCTGTATATGAAGCGCCTGAAGGGCGGCGTGCTGGCGAACGGCCTGAACTCGTTTGTTTCCGCCGTGTTTAATACCTTCCCGAACTCCTGCTTCGGGCAGAACAACGGCGTTATCCAGCTCACCGGCGTCGCCAGCCGCTATGTCGGTTTTGTGGTAGCGCTGATGCTCATTGTGCTGGGCCTGTTCCCGGCAGTCAGCGGCTTTGTGCAGCATATTCCTGAGCCAGTGTTGGGCGGTGCGACTATTGTGATGTTTGGCACCATCGCGGCCTCCGGCGTGCGTATCGTTTCCCGCGAGCCGTTAAACCGCCGGGCTATCATGATTATCGCGCTGTCGCTGGCGGTGGGTCTTGGCGTCTCGCAGCAGCCGCTGATCCTGCAGTTCGCGCCGGACTGGGTGAAAAACCTGCTCTCCTCTGGCATCGCCGCGGGCGGGATTACCGCTATTGTGCTGAATCTGATTTTTCCGCCGGAAAAACAGACCGAGGCCTGA
- a CDS encoding AsmA family protein — MKFLGKLIIALLVAVLLILLALYALLQTRWGAGWLTGWVNQHSGYHITFDEMDHRFSAPSHLVLKNVTFGRRGQPATLVAQKVDIGLSSRQITEPMHGDTILLYKGTINLSPSTAPLPFRADRLQLSDMAFNSPQTGWDLSAQRVNGGISPWLPEAGKILGSKADIALSAGSLTLNGMPASNVLVQGEINHNEVTITNLGADIARGALTGNARRLANGGWVVDTLRLSDIRLQTDKTVSDFLKPLTTLPSLALGRIDVTDARLEGPGWAATDLDISLRNLTLANGSWQSDDGRVSMNASEVVYGSLHFLDPIVNADLSAQGVALRQFSSRWEGGMVRTSGSWQREGNALTLDELALAGLEYTLPADWKKHWQETLPAWLQSVTVKKLSASRNLIIDIDPQWPFQLTALDAWGNNLQLARNGEWGIWGGNATLNAAAATFNRVDVRRPSLTLNANPSTIAISELSAFAGQGMLQATATISQLPQRMTTLSLNGRAVPVNVLHQWGWPQVPLEGDGNIQLTASGSLAADAPLRPSVSGQLQATGTNGQQVQQTMQNGVVPGA, encoded by the coding sequence ATGAAATTTCTCGGAAAGCTCATCATTGCGCTGCTTGTTGCCGTTCTGCTGATTCTGCTCGCCCTGTATGCGCTGTTGCAGACGCGCTGGGGCGCAGGCTGGCTCACCGGCTGGGTGAACCAGCACAGCGGCTATCACATCACCTTTGATGAAATGGACCACCGCTTCTCCGCGCCTTCGCATCTGGTGCTGAAAAACGTCACGTTCGGGCGTCGCGGCCAGCCCGCCACGCTGGTGGCGCAAAAGGTCGATATTGGCCTGAGCAGCCGTCAGATCACCGAGCCGATGCACGGCGATACCATTTTGCTCTACAAAGGCACGATCAATTTATCGCCATCCACCGCGCCGCTGCCCTTTCGCGCCGACCGCCTCCAGCTGAGCGATATGGCGTTTAACAGTCCGCAAACCGGCTGGGACCTGAGCGCACAGCGCGTCAATGGCGGTATCAGCCCGTGGCTGCCGGAGGCCGGGAAAATTCTTGGCAGCAAAGCGGATATCGCGCTGAGCGCAGGCTCTCTGACGCTCAACGGTATGCCCGCCAGCAACGTGCTGGTACAGGGCGAAATCAATCATAATGAAGTGACCATTACCAACCTCGGCGCTGATATTGCCCGCGGCGCGCTCACAGGCAACGCCCGCCGTCTGGCCAATGGCGGCTGGGTAGTGGACACGCTGCGCTTAAGTGACATCCGGCTGCAAACCGATAAAACGGTCAGCGATTTCTTAAAACCGCTGACGACATTGCCTTCGCTGGCGCTCGGGCGCATTGACGTCACTGACGCGCGGCTCGAAGGGCCCGGCTGGGCGGCGACCGATCTGGATATCAGCCTGCGTAATCTGACGCTTGCCAACGGCAGCTGGCAGAGCGACGACGGCCGCGTGTCGATGAACGCCAGCGAAGTGGTTTACGGCTCACTGCATTTTCTCGACCCTATCGTTAACGCCGATCTTTCCGCGCAGGGTGTCGCGCTGCGCCAGTTTAGTTCACGCTGGGAAGGCGGCATGGTGAGGACGTCTGGCAGCTGGCAGCGCGAAGGTAACGCGCTGACGCTCGACGAACTGGCGCTGGCCGGGCTGGAGTACACGCTGCCCGCCGACTGGAAAAAACACTGGCAGGAGACCTTGCCCGCGTGGCTGCAAAGCGTGACGGTGAAAAAGCTTTCCGCGAGCCGCAATCTGATTATCGATATCGATCCGCAGTGGCCGTTTCAGCTCACCGCGCTGGACGCCTGGGGCAATAATCTCCAGCTGGCGCGCAACGGCGAATGGGGGATCTGGGGCGGCAACGCCACGCTGAACGCCGCCGCCGCGACGTTTAACCGCGTCGACGTGCGCCGTCCGTCGCTGACGCTGAACGCGAATCCATCCACCATTGCGATTAGCGAGCTGAGCGCCTTTGCAGGCCAGGGAATGTTGCAGGCCACCGCGACGATTTCTCAACTGCCGCAGCGCATGACGACGCTAAGCCTCAATGGCCGCGCGGTGCCGGTAAACGTATTGCATCAATGGGGATGGCCGCAGGTGCCGCTGGAGGGCGACGGCAATATTCAGCTCACCGCGAGCGGCAGCCTGGCCGCCG